A single genomic interval of Aureliella helgolandensis harbors:
- a CDS encoding DegT/DnrJ/EryC1/StrS family aminotransferase: MTQSHAEVNSVPLLDVSRSNTPLREEILEALAAVYDSGRFLHGPEVSALEQHVSELCNVQHAVGCASGSDALLLALMANGIGPGDEVILPSFTFFATASCVSRVGAKIVFADIDPATYNISPAAIESLITPRTRAVIPVHLFGQSAKMDEISKIAGRHDIQVIEDAAQAIGAAYHGRPVGSWGQIGCISFYPTKNLGGFGDGGMLTTQSETVADKLRLFAAHGMQPRYHHREIGINSRLDTFQAAALLVKIQHLAKYTADRQANAARYFELFAEHGLSEPRDGGAVQLPYQDPAAFHVWNQFSLRVSEGRRDDLRKYLTDRKIGSEIYYPIPLHQQACFRELGYTAGSLPQTEQAAREILHLPIYPELTEAEQVLVVETIAKYYREAYQRSAA, translated from the coding sequence ATGACGCAATCACATGCTGAAGTGAATTCTGTCCCTCTGTTAGATGTTAGCCGTAGCAATACTCCGCTGCGCGAAGAAATCTTGGAAGCCCTAGCTGCTGTCTACGACAGCGGGCGTTTTCTACACGGTCCCGAAGTTTCTGCTCTAGAACAACACGTTTCCGAACTATGCAATGTTCAACATGCAGTCGGTTGCGCTTCGGGGAGCGACGCCTTGCTCCTTGCGCTCATGGCCAATGGCATTGGCCCAGGGGATGAAGTCATTCTCCCTAGCTTCACCTTTTTTGCGACCGCCAGCTGCGTAAGCCGCGTGGGCGCCAAAATCGTATTCGCCGATATCGATCCGGCAACCTACAACATCTCACCAGCGGCCATTGAATCGTTAATTACGCCTCGTACACGCGCTGTCATTCCAGTGCATCTCTTCGGACAGTCCGCCAAGATGGATGAGATTTCCAAGATTGCCGGACGACACGATATCCAAGTGATTGAAGATGCCGCTCAAGCGATTGGAGCGGCCTACCACGGACGCCCCGTAGGCAGTTGGGGACAAATCGGTTGCATTAGCTTTTATCCCACCAAAAACCTTGGTGGATTCGGTGACGGTGGAATGCTCACCACCCAATCTGAAACGGTAGCCGACAAACTAAGATTGTTCGCTGCCCATGGCATGCAACCTCGCTATCATCACCGAGAAATTGGGATTAATAGCCGGCTGGACACCTTCCAAGCAGCCGCGCTGCTCGTAAAGATTCAGCATTTGGCCAAGTACACCGCTGACCGCCAAGCCAATGCGGCCCGCTACTTCGAACTGTTCGCCGAACACGGCCTGAGCGAGCCACGCGATGGTGGAGCCGTTCAATTGCCTTACCAAGATCCAGCTGCATTCCACGTTTGGAATCAATTCAGCTTGCGCGTTAGCGAAGGGCGTCGTGACGATCTGCGAAAATACCTTACAGACCGCAAGATCGGATCGGAAATCTACTATCCGATTCCTTTGCACCAACAGGCCTGCTTCCGTGAATTGGGCTACACCGCTGGTAGCCTGCCACAAACAGAGCAAGCCGCACGCGAAATATTGCACTTGCCAATCTATCCTGAATTGACCGAGGCAGAACAAGTCCTGGTGGTCGAGACGATTGCCAAGTACTATCGCGAAGCCTACCAAAGATCAGCCGCATAG
- a CDS encoding DUF1559 family PulG-like putative transporter — MRHSIRTGFTLVELLVVIAIIGILVGLLLPAVQMARESARRAQCMNSLKNISSANMQTEISRKSYPGYQGEFGVTGGTARVGKVGSWVVALLPALEQQGLRDLWDDSSENSFWLTALPGASRDTMQADRFFPTINLFLCPSDSTDRESFAGNSYASNNGFAPYANNIGSLNPAYGSAPSSVASTYSQRKENGVFTNRVGTLNGNAGPAYGSTASQPSISSDKIRDGLSSTIAFSENLQAGSWDHVSYTDETSRWAHGIAWLYRLPLGTNLPTTRRMTETPDPLQDQNKINGLKKDAPVQDPPQLNGYEVARPSSSHTGVVNVAFLGGSVINLSENVDYHVYQALMTPATSTSDVPANKYVLRDDDFQE, encoded by the coding sequence ATGCGTCATTCAATACGGACCGGCTTCACGCTGGTGGAATTGCTAGTTGTAATTGCAATTATTGGCATCCTTGTCGGACTATTGCTCCCCGCAGTTCAGATGGCTCGTGAATCGGCTCGTCGAGCCCAGTGCATGAACAGCCTCAAAAATATCTCTTCAGCCAACATGCAGACCGAAATCAGCCGAAAATCCTACCCAGGGTATCAGGGTGAATTTGGAGTTACAGGTGGCACCGCACGTGTTGGCAAGGTCGGATCGTGGGTTGTCGCCTTGCTCCCCGCCCTTGAACAACAAGGTCTTCGCGACTTGTGGGACGACAGCAGTGAAAACTCGTTTTGGCTGACCGCCTTACCCGGAGCTAGCCGCGACACCATGCAGGCGGACCGTTTTTTCCCGACCATCAACCTATTCCTATGCCCCAGTGACTCCACCGACCGAGAGAGCTTTGCAGGCAACAGCTACGCTTCCAACAATGGCTTTGCTCCCTACGCCAATAATATCGGGTCGCTGAATCCAGCCTACGGCTCAGCGCCCAGTTCGGTAGCTTCCACTTACTCCCAACGCAAGGAAAACGGTGTCTTCACCAACCGTGTCGGGACGCTCAACGGTAATGCAGGTCCAGCCTACGGTTCGACTGCGTCGCAACCCTCAATTTCATCCGACAAGATCCGAGACGGTTTGAGTTCAACGATTGCCTTCTCGGAAAACTTGCAAGCAGGTTCCTGGGACCACGTCAGCTACACCGATGAGACTTCGCGGTGGGCCCATGGGATTGCCTGGCTGTACCGTCTACCTTTGGGCACCAATTTGCCCACCACGCGGCGGATGACAGAAACACCCGACCCGCTCCAAGATCAAAATAAGATCAATGGCTTGAAGAAAGACGCTCCGGTCCAAGATCCACCGCAACTCAACGGGTATGAAGTGGCCCGGCCCTCATCGAGCCACACTGGAGTCGTGAACGTGGCCTTTCTCGGTGGTTCCGTTATCAACCTTTCAGAAAACGTAGACTACCACGTCTACCAAGCGCTGATGACGCCAGCAACCTCTACCAGTGACGTACCGGCCAACAAGTACGTTCTAAGAGATGACGACTTCCAAGAGTAG
- a CDS encoding efflux RND transporter periplasmic adaptor subunit: MYKNLLFGLVIPAVLLSVGLGVFFGLQRPLPPKKPPLGESTSELLAVLPIAEVSRVRALEEMSDSLDIPVSGTVVPFRELQIASEVSGRIIEKDSLVRSGNYVTQGQVLYRIDPRDYEIDIERLTQRREQELAAIKELQQDIENATRMLEVSNEEFKLAEDEVKRFEALGGNFTSAAEFDAARRSRLASMNQQVSAQNQLQTLRTRQGRLELATRLAETELHQAELNLERTVIRAPVSGRIVTEEVEAGSFVQRGTMLVTIEDTERVEVACNLRMDQLFWIVDRRTLSTEALVNPAQLSRFQLPNTPVKVRFRTGGREHRVYEWEGTLDRYDGAGLDAQSRTVPIRVMVPHPEKFSLVGEVDPEKVVVGPPMLVRGMFVEVIVQAKPATSLILVPKLSIKPASRAYEIWKFEADDEAIHFSREYLRAQELAKKNAELAGKMQSKPAAAPPKPAASSAANQRTIEVHPEEWQAGFLRVIPDVQVIDTFSEADQTTASEGEYWICEAPVGLEPGDLVVVTPLPGMEGSGRDPVRVEKAGLAAAVSAGKDSQ; this comes from the coding sequence ATGTATAAAAACCTCTTATTCGGTCTAGTCATTCCGGCTGTACTGCTCAGCGTCGGACTAGGCGTGTTTTTTGGGTTGCAGCGTCCCCTGCCCCCCAAGAAACCGCCCTTAGGAGAGTCAACAAGCGAGCTGCTGGCGGTCTTACCCATCGCCGAGGTGAGCCGCGTCCGCGCCTTGGAGGAAATGTCCGATTCGCTGGATATTCCCGTGAGTGGTACGGTCGTTCCCTTTCGTGAATTGCAAATTGCTTCTGAAGTTTCCGGGCGGATTATCGAGAAGGATTCGCTGGTACGTAGTGGCAATTATGTGACGCAAGGCCAAGTCCTCTATCGTATTGATCCGCGGGACTACGAGATCGATATTGAACGCCTGACGCAGCGTCGGGAGCAAGAGCTGGCGGCAATCAAGGAATTGCAGCAGGACATCGAGAACGCCACACGCATGTTGGAAGTCTCCAATGAGGAATTCAAACTGGCGGAGGACGAGGTTAAGCGTTTTGAAGCGCTGGGAGGGAATTTCACCAGTGCAGCGGAATTTGATGCCGCTCGCCGCAGTCGCCTAGCAAGTATGAATCAACAGGTGAGTGCCCAGAACCAGTTGCAAACGCTTCGCACGCGGCAGGGACGGCTTGAATTGGCGACGCGCTTGGCAGAAACCGAACTCCACCAAGCCGAATTGAATCTGGAGCGAACCGTGATCCGCGCACCGGTATCGGGCCGGATTGTTACCGAAGAGGTGGAAGCGGGCTCGTTTGTGCAACGTGGTACGATGCTCGTCACCATTGAAGACACCGAGCGGGTCGAAGTTGCTTGCAATCTGCGGATGGACCAATTGTTCTGGATTGTGGATCGCCGCACATTAAGTACAGAGGCTCTTGTCAATCCCGCTCAGCTCAGCCGCTTTCAGCTTCCCAATACGCCGGTAAAAGTCCGCTTTAGAACGGGGGGACGCGAGCACCGAGTGTATGAATGGGAAGGCACCTTGGACCGTTACGATGGGGCGGGGCTCGATGCGCAAAGTCGAACGGTGCCGATTCGTGTGATGGTTCCTCATCCTGAAAAATTCAGTTTGGTGGGCGAGGTTGATCCCGAAAAAGTGGTGGTGGGACCTCCGATGTTGGTGCGTGGCATGTTCGTCGAAGTCATCGTGCAAGCGAAACCAGCCACATCGTTGATCTTGGTTCCCAAGCTGAGTATCAAACCTGCTTCTAGAGCTTACGAAATATGGAAGTTCGAGGCTGACGACGAGGCAATCCACTTTTCTCGCGAATATCTAAGAGCTCAGGAACTGGCCAAGAAGAACGCTGAGCTGGCTGGAAAAATGCAATCCAAGCCAGCCGCCGCCCCCCCTAAGCCTGCGGCATCCTCCGCCGCGAATCAACGAACCATTGAAGTGCACCCCGAGGAGTGGCAAGCTGGATTCCTGCGAGTCATTCCCGACGTCCAGGTTATCGATACTTTTTCCGAAGCGGATCAAACAACGGCAAGCGAAGGCGAATATTGGATTTGCGAAGCGCCTGTGGGGCTAGAACCGGGAGATCTCGTGGTGGTGACCCCCTTGCCTGGCATGGAGGGCAGTGGGCGTGATCCGGTGCGAGTTGAAAAAGCTGGTTTAGCTGCCGCCGTCTCGGCGGGGAAGGATTCCCAATGA
- a CDS encoding PEP-CTERM sorting domain-containing protein (PEP-CTERM proteins occur, often in large numbers, in the proteomes of bacteria that also encode an exosortase, a predicted intramembrane cysteine proteinase. The presence of a PEP-CTERM domain at a protein's C-terminus predicts cleavage within the sorting domain, followed by covalent anchoring to some some component of the (usually Gram-negative) cell surface. Many PEP-CTERM proteins exhibit an unusual sequence composition that includes large numbers of potential glycosylation sites. Expression of one such protein has been shown restore the ability of a bacterium to form floc, a type of biofilm.), protein MKYTFCIFLASVVLVPAIAHRGVAQTTATLTTTGDWDVAGNWSNNDVPDSPTESALIGQTNGAGSAATLNLGADRTIGNLGVGNQISGNNGFSGALTINGASNSLTVNDLNLFTGAISGTGNLVVDGNASLLAGSTLVGSGTATFNGTLTLNQGGLTIDANTREIFTNGTTNWNADSTMSLGDNWNNGGNFIKAGGGDFLVNSVVAGATFVNTGTVQVNGGSLGFENYSGGGSIQLNSDATISFGTTTSVEIAGGQGLAGNGSVGADVSLASGAFVGPGNSVGTLTIDGDFAMVANSEFRLELGGDNSFDILNVNGLATGNGNLMVSFIDGYSFESATKDFTFLNASDGSTLAFDTLTFADDNYSGTVAQTGGAYTLSVTAVPEPSSAALLALSGLGCAFIRRRRAAIR, encoded by the coding sequence GTGAAGTATACTTTTTGCATTTTTCTAGCAAGTGTAGTGCTAGTGCCAGCCATAGCGCATCGCGGTGTTGCCCAAACAACCGCTACGCTCACCACTACTGGGGACTGGGATGTTGCCGGGAACTGGAGTAACAACGACGTTCCAGACTCTCCCACAGAATCGGCACTCATCGGCCAAACGAATGGTGCAGGGTCTGCTGCCACCTTGAATCTCGGCGCCGACCGTACGATTGGCAACCTGGGAGTTGGTAATCAGATTTCCGGAAACAATGGGTTTTCCGGTGCGTTGACGATTAACGGGGCGTCTAATAGCCTGACGGTCAACGACTTGAACCTGTTTACCGGTGCTATTAGCGGTACCGGAAATTTGGTGGTGGATGGAAACGCCTCGCTACTCGCGGGATCGACACTTGTCGGTTCCGGTACCGCCACCTTCAACGGCACTTTGACGCTCAACCAAGGCGGCTTGACCATCGATGCCAACACTCGTGAAATTTTTACCAATGGCACGACGAATTGGAACGCCGACAGCACCATGTCGCTCGGTGACAATTGGAACAACGGTGGGAACTTCATCAAAGCTGGTGGGGGGGACTTCCTCGTCAACAGCGTGGTAGCGGGTGCTACCTTCGTGAACACGGGCACCGTCCAAGTCAACGGTGGCTCGCTTGGTTTCGAAAACTATTCCGGCGGCGGCAGCATTCAGCTCAACAGCGATGCGACGATCTCTTTCGGAACGACCACTAGCGTTGAAATCGCGGGTGGCCAGGGCCTGGCCGGGAACGGAAGCGTGGGAGCCGACGTTTCCTTGGCAAGTGGCGCATTTGTCGGACCTGGCAATTCAGTGGGAACACTAACCATTGACGGAGATTTCGCAATGGTTGCCAATTCCGAATTTCGCCTGGAACTGGGCGGAGACAACTCGTTTGACATTCTTAATGTCAACGGCTTGGCCACGGGCAATGGCAATTTGATGGTGAGCTTTATCGACGGCTACTCGTTCGAGTCTGCTACGAAAGACTTCACCTTCCTCAACGCCAGCGACGGTTCGACCCTGGCGTTTGACACGCTTACCTTCGCGGACGACAACTACTCGGGTACTGTCGCACAAACCGGTGGCGCCTACACGCTATCGGTCACTGCGGTTCCTGAGCCTAGCTCGGCTGCATTGCTAGCGTTAAGCGGTCTCGGCTGTGCGTTCATCCGTCGCCGACGCGCTGCAATTCGATAG
- a CDS encoding PEP-CTERM sorting domain-containing protein → MKTFVASLALCLLISGSTRASVVLDFEALVDASSSAIALAPGTSYEESGYQISGTDLSYYGSGAAAYTGSPALFANSIGNSTITLTESTGALFNLLSIDLAELASGPHATPYSIVFTASNAETQSFELPAGTGPVVRSFDFDPLKFTAITSVSWQQTTASGHQFDNINVSAVPEPSSLAFLAMFAGVGAFTRRRHQ, encoded by the coding sequence ATGAAAACATTTGTTGCCTCACTAGCATTGTGCCTGTTAATCAGCGGCTCCACTCGGGCGAGCGTTGTCCTTGATTTCGAAGCCCTCGTCGATGCCTCCAGCAGCGCGATAGCGCTGGCCCCTGGCACCAGCTACGAAGAATCTGGATACCAAATTAGCGGTACGGACCTTTCGTACTACGGCAGCGGGGCCGCAGCCTACACCGGATCCCCCGCCCTGTTTGCCAACAGCATCGGAAACTCAACCATCACGTTGACAGAATCGACCGGTGCACTCTTCAATCTACTCAGCATCGACTTGGCAGAATTGGCAAGTGGACCACACGCGACGCCCTACTCAATCGTGTTTACCGCTAGCAATGCCGAAACTCAATCGTTTGAGTTGCCCGCTGGCACCGGCCCCGTCGTCCGCTCCTTCGATTTCGACCCATTGAAGTTCACCGCGATCACGTCGGTAAGCTGGCAGCAAACAACGGCGTCTGGCCACCAATTTGACAACATCAATGTCAGTGCCGTTCCCGAGCCCTCCTCGCTGGCATTCCTCGCAATGTTCGCCGGCGTGGGTGCATTTACTCGCCGCCGCCATCAGTAA